The proteins below come from a single Clostridiisalibacter paucivorans DSM 22131 genomic window:
- a CDS encoding DUF3800 domain-containing protein, whose protein sequence is MDVDEYRNMISEFSDLLLFDEKCSFYYDETGNVRKFRLTENGVNAEEGIANDFILGGVLFKGDTSPCDVDKLFEGLKINASEIKFRTLAGRGADFWSAISKKPIQQFLSWLDSSGLYVHYATLNNMYFSVVDIVDSLFATQPQFNFGLEWVQALKASLHRFVINHMDEILPILHSYNYPSLDKEDIKNFCFELSDLIQSYGDEDFYLENFRQLLKANGRKGELVFIEDNTPGLLVEEYFGLRDGRCAFYKDSVHYFDEEAEAELALKNTIYTLKGEKLSNFKFIDSKNERLIQISDVWVGLLGKLFAELDQSTPKMIISKMESLTQEQKECIRIINSLIDRAERLHRGLIENVNSIEMIQHRGSLLALMDKLS, encoded by the coding sequence ATGGACGTAGATGAATATAGAAATATGATTAGCGAGTTTTCAGACTTACTACTTTTTGATGAGAAGTGCAGCTTCTATTATGATGAGACCGGGAACGTTCGTAAGTTTAGATTGACAGAGAATGGTGTAAATGCAGAAGAAGGCATTGCTAATGATTTTATTCTTGGCGGCGTATTATTTAAGGGTGATACATCTCCATGCGATGTAGATAAGTTGTTTGAGGGGCTGAAAATCAATGCATCAGAAATTAAGTTTAGGACATTAGCTGGAAGAGGAGCTGATTTCTGGTCAGCAATAAGCAAGAAACCAATTCAGCAATTTCTTTCATGGCTTGATAGTAGCGGACTCTATGTACATTATGCTACTTTAAATAATATGTACTTTTCTGTCGTAGATATAGTTGATTCCCTATTTGCTACTCAGCCTCAGTTCAACTTCGGACTAGAGTGGGTACAAGCTTTGAAGGCCAGTTTACATAGATTTGTTATAAATCATATGGATGAAATCCTTCCAATACTCCATAGCTATAATTATCCAAGCTTAGATAAAGAGGATATTAAGAATTTTTGCTTTGAGCTGAGTGATCTTATACAATCCTACGGTGACGAAGATTTCTATTTAGAGAATTTCCGGCAATTACTGAAAGCAAATGGACGTAAGGGAGAGTTGGTCTTTATTGAAGATAACACACCTGGCTTATTAGTGGAGGAATATTTTGGCCTAAGAGATGGTAGATGTGCATTCTATAAAGATTCCGTGCATTATTTTGATGAAGAAGCTGAGGCAGAATTAGCCTTAAAAAATACGATCTACACTCTAAAAGGTGAGAAGCTGTCCAATTTTAAATTCATTGATTCTAAGAACGAGCGACTGATACAGATATCTGATGTTTGGGTGGGATTGCTCGGAAAGTTATTTGCGGAGTTAGATCAATCTACACCTAAAATGATCATAAGCAAAATGGAATCACTTACTCAGGAACAGAAAGAATGCATCCGTATAATCAACTCACTAATAGACAGAGCTGAAAGACTTCACAGAGGACTAATTGAGAATGTGAATAGTATTGAGATGATTCAGCACAGAGGATCGTTGTTGGCGTTGATGGATAAGCTATCATGA
- a CDS encoding cytidylyltransferase domain-containing protein, with amino-acid sequence MRNLAIIPARSGSKGLKDKNIKLLSGKPLLAYTIEAARESGLFGEIMVSTDSQEYADIAKQWGANVPFLRSNELSNDTASSWDVVKEVIEGYKNLGTEFDTVVLLQPTSPLRTSNDIIEGYKIMKEKDANFVVGVCEMDHSPLWANTLPEDLSMENFIRPEVVKMPRQSIPTYYRINGALYIVKVDYLMRTSDIYGERSIASVMRKENSIDIDNQMDFTIAEVLISERSKK; translated from the coding sequence ATGAGAAATCTGGCAATCATACCTGCACGATCAGGATCTAAAGGGCTTAAGGACAAAAACATTAAGCTCTTGAGTGGCAAACCTTTGTTAGCTTATACCATTGAAGCTGCAAGAGAATCGGGTTTGTTTGGTGAAATCATGGTTTCCACCGATTCACAAGAATATGCTGATATTGCAAAGCAATGGGGTGCTAATGTACCTTTCTTGAGGAGCAATGAATTATCAAATGACACAGCTTCATCATGGGATGTAGTCAAAGAAGTTATTGAAGGATATAAGAATTTAGGAACTGAATTTGATACGGTTGTGCTTTTACAGCCAACGTCACCACTTAGAACTTCGAATGATATCATTGAAGGATATAAGATTATGAAGGAGAAGGATGCAAATTTTGTTGTGGGAGTTTGCGAAATGGATCATTCTCCATTATGGGCAAATACTTTACCTGAAGATCTTTCGATGGAAAACTTCATAAGACCAGAAGTGGTAAAAATGCCTAGACAGAGTATCCCGACTTACTATCGGATTAATGGAGCTTTGTATATTGTGAAAGTTGACTATCTTATGAGAACATCAGATATCTATGGTGAGAGAAGCATTGCTTCAGTTATGAGAAAAGAGAATTCTATTGATATAGATAATCAAATGGATTTTACAATTGCAGAGGTATTAATTTCTGAACGTAGCAAGAAGTGA
- the neuC gene encoding UDP-N-acetylglucosamine 2-epimerase — MKRIISILTATRAEYGLLKPIIAKLNTVEEFDVRIVATGAHLSPEFGLTYKEIEKDGFVIDEKIEILLSSDTPSSISKSMGLAMISFADYFEKLNPDLLIVLGDRYETLAVASTAMNQRIPIAHLYGGETTEGAIDESIRHAITKLSYLHFTSTNEYRNRVIQLGEHPERVYNVGGIGIENILNEKLLQKEELENELNISLSKPYAVVTFHPVTLENNSSEKQIESLLEVCKEYKNLDFIFTKANADAEGRIINQFIDNYAKENDNIFAFTSLGMRRYLSALKYCSVVIGNSSSGLLEAPSFGIPTVNIGDRQKGRLQASSVINCDPTQASIRRAFDLALSEEIVRKAKKTVNPYGNADTSNKVVEVIKEYVIKNKIDLKKKFYDCEVE, encoded by the coding sequence ATGAAGAGAATAATCAGTATTTTAACAGCTACAAGAGCTGAATATGGTTTGTTGAAACCAATAATCGCAAAACTTAATACAGTTGAGGAATTTGATGTAAGAATCGTAGCCACGGGAGCACATCTTTCACCTGAATTCGGTTTGACGTATAAAGAAATTGAAAAGGATGGTTTTGTCATTGATGAGAAAATCGAGATCCTTTTAAGCTCAGATACGCCATCGTCTATTTCCAAATCGATGGGGCTTGCGATGATTAGCTTTGCTGATTATTTTGAGAAGCTAAATCCCGATTTGTTGATTGTTCTTGGAGATCGATATGAAACACTGGCTGTAGCAAGTACAGCAATGAATCAGAGAATTCCCATAGCTCATCTATATGGGGGAGAAACCACAGAAGGTGCCATTGATGAGTCTATTCGTCATGCGATAACAAAGTTAAGCTATCTTCATTTTACAAGTACAAATGAGTACCGAAATAGAGTTATTCAATTAGGTGAGCATCCAGAGCGTGTATACAACGTTGGAGGCATCGGTATTGAAAACATCTTAAATGAAAAATTGCTACAAAAAGAAGAATTAGAGAATGAACTTAATATCAGTTTATCAAAGCCATATGCGGTGGTTACATTCCATCCAGTAACACTTGAAAATAACAGCTCTGAGAAGCAAATTGAATCGCTTCTCGAAGTCTGCAAAGAATATAAGAACTTAGATTTTATCTTCACTAAAGCAAATGCAGATGCTGAAGGACGGATTATAAATCAATTTATTGATAATTATGCCAAAGAAAATGATAATATTTTCGCATTTACATCACTTGGTATGAGACGATACTTAAGTGCACTCAAGTATTGTAGCGTGGTTATTGGTAATTCCTCTAGTGGATTATTAGAAGCTCCTAGCTTTGGCATCCCTACAGTCAATATTGGAGACCGACAAAAGGGGAGGCTACAAGCAAGCAGTGTCATTAACTGTGACCCAACACAGGCAAGCATCAGAAGAGCGTTCGATTTAGCATTAAGTGAAGAAATAGTACGGAAAGCTAAGAAAACGGTTAATCCATATGGTAATGCAGATACATCTAATAAGGTAGTTGAGGTAATAAAAGAATATGTGATTAAAAATAAAATAGACCTTAAGAAAAAGTTTTATGATTGCGAGGTGGAGTAA
- the neuB gene encoding N-acetylneuraminate synthase yields MSVFVIAEAGVNHNGSLELAKKLVDAAKDAGADCVKFQTFVSKNIVSKNAVKAEYQKQQTEPEESQQDMLKKLELSFDEFVELNEYCKSKSIEFMSTAFDFDSIDFLDGLEMGTWKIPSGDITNLPYLIKIANLNKPVILSTGMSTMEDIRSAIKALKENGATELTVLHCTTEYPTPFEDVNLRAMNTIKEEFGVKVGYSDHTKGIEVPIAAVALGATVIEKHFTLDRNMEGPDHKASLEPNELKAMVDSIRHIELALGNGMKQPVESEKKNMAVARKSIIASKDIKAGEIFTEENLTVKRPGDGISPMRWFDIIGKPAPRDFEEDELIEL; encoded by the coding sequence ATGAGTGTATTCGTTATTGCAGAAGCTGGCGTAAATCATAATGGAAGTTTGGAATTAGCAAAAAAACTAGTCGATGCAGCTAAAGATGCAGGGGCTGATTGCGTAAAGTTTCAGACTTTTGTTTCTAAGAATATCGTTTCAAAAAATGCAGTAAAAGCTGAATATCAAAAGCAGCAGACTGAGCCAGAAGAATCCCAACAGGATATGCTTAAGAAACTCGAACTCTCCTTTGATGAGTTTGTCGAGTTGAATGAATACTGTAAAAGTAAAAGCATTGAATTTATGTCCACTGCTTTTGATTTTGATAGCATAGATTTTTTAGATGGTTTAGAAATGGGCACTTGGAAGATTCCTTCAGGAGACATTACCAACCTTCCTTATCTAATCAAGATTGCTAACCTAAATAAACCTGTGATACTTTCCACCGGCATGAGCACAATGGAAGACATAAGAAGTGCTATTAAAGCTTTAAAAGAAAATGGAGCAACAGAACTTACAGTTCTTCATTGTACTACAGAATACCCGACACCATTTGAAGATGTAAACTTAAGAGCTATGAACACAATAAAGGAAGAATTTGGTGTCAAGGTGGGTTATTCGGATCACACTAAAGGCATAGAGGTTCCTATTGCCGCGGTTGCTTTAGGTGCTACAGTTATAGAGAAGCATTTTACCTTAGACAGAAATATGGAGGGACCCGATCATAAAGCGAGCTTAGAACCAAATGAGCTTAAAGCCATGGTTGATTCCATAAGACATATTGAATTGGCTTTAGGTAATGGAATGAAACAGCCAGTCGAATCAGAGAAGAAGAATATGGCAGTAGCGCGTAAGAGTATTATTGCAAGTAAAGACATAAAAGCAGGTGAAATTTTTACGGAAGAGAACCTAACAGTAAAAAGACCAGGTGATGGTATAAGTCCTATGAGATGGTTTGATATCATAGGAAAGCCAGCACCAAGAGATTTTGAAGAAGATGAGTTGATAGAGCTATGA
- a CDS encoding acetyltransferase, with the protein MNKRILLIGGGGHCKSVLDSLLELNEYAEIGIVDKKENLGKSVMGVPVVGCDDDLPALFRDGYRYAFVTIGSIGNPTLRIKLFNLLSEIDYEIPFIVDDSAKVSKHAIIEQGVFVGKQSIINAGALIQKGAIINSGSIVEHDCQIGTFSHIAPGAVLGGEVVVGEKSHVGSNATVKQQIHIGSNSIIGMGSVVLHDIDSNTIAYGNPCKEVKKL; encoded by the coding sequence ATGAATAAAAGAATACTTTTAATTGGTGGCGGAGGCCATTGTAAATCAGTATTAGATAGTCTTCTTGAACTAAATGAATATGCAGAAATCGGGATTGTCGATAAGAAAGAGAATCTTGGTAAGTCAGTTATGGGTGTTCCTGTAGTGGGATGTGATGATGATCTACCAGCTTTATTTAGAGATGGTTACAGGTATGCCTTTGTCACAATTGGAAGTATCGGAAATCCAACTCTTAGGATAAAACTTTTTAATCTTCTTAGTGAAATTGATTATGAGATCCCGTTCATCGTTGATGATTCTGCAAAAGTCAGTAAGCATGCGATAATTGAACAAGGTGTGTTTGTTGGGAAACAGAGTATAATAAATGCTGGAGCTCTAATTCAAAAGGGAGCCATCATAAATTCTGGATCTATTGTGGAACACGACTGTCAGATAGGTACCTTTTCCCACATTGCTCCAGGAGCTGTTTTAGGTGGAGAAGTAGTTGTTGGAGAAAAATCACACGTTGGTTCAAATGCAACGGTTAAACAGCAAATTCATATAGGATCAAATTCAATTATTGGTATGGGAAGTGTCGTCTTACATGACATTGACTCAAATACCATAGCTTACGGAAATCCATGCAAGGAGGTGAAGAAACTATGA
- a CDS encoding sugar phosphate nucleotidyltransferase, giving the protein MEVIEFLIDEESTMLEAMQQLDKVAKKVLFVTRDGHFVAAITDGDIRRWILKKGNLDAKVREIANYNPKYLLEEEKTKAKEFMKKHSIEALPILDKESNILSVVLWNDEEVEPHRTLEVPVVIMAGGLGTRLYPYTKILPKPLIPIGEIPIVEHIINRFNRHGSDQFYLVVNHKKNMIKAYFNEIEKAYKVDYVDEDKPLGTGGGLSLLKGKINSTFILSNCDILIEEDYEKIYNYHKKENNLITMVCSLKNIKIPYGVIEISETGKIESMKEKPELSFFTNTGMYIVEPKIIEELEEDKPIGFPDIIEQYKAKGEKIGIYPISENSWMDMGQIDEMEEMRRRLERDE; this is encoded by the coding sequence ATGGAAGTTATAGAATTTTTAATAGACGAAGAATCAACAATGCTTGAAGCGATGCAACAATTAGATAAAGTTGCCAAGAAAGTACTTTTTGTTACTAGGGATGGTCATTTTGTTGCAGCCATTACAGACGGTGACATCAGAAGATGGATCCTAAAGAAAGGAAACCTGGATGCTAAAGTCAGGGAGATTGCAAACTACAATCCCAAATATCTGTTAGAGGAAGAGAAAACCAAAGCAAAAGAATTTATGAAAAAGCATTCCATTGAAGCTCTTCCAATACTAGATAAAGAGAGTAATATCCTTTCTGTGGTGTTATGGAATGATGAAGAAGTCGAACCACATAGAACTTTGGAAGTACCAGTTGTTATTATGGCAGGTGGCCTTGGTACGCGTCTTTATCCTTATACAAAAATACTTCCTAAACCACTCATTCCCATTGGAGAAATTCCAATTGTTGAGCATATCATCAACCGTTTCAATCGACATGGAAGCGATCAGTTTTATCTTGTTGTTAATCACAAGAAGAATATGATTAAAGCTTATTTCAATGAAATTGAAAAAGCATACAAGGTTGATTATGTAGATGAAGATAAGCCATTAGGTACAGGTGGAGGTCTGAGCCTTCTTAAGGGAAAGATTAACTCAACATTTATTTTATCTAATTGTGATATTCTGATCGAAGAAGATTATGAAAAGATATATAATTACCATAAGAAGGAAAATAATTTAATCACTATGGTTTGTTCACTAAAGAACATTAAAATACCATATGGTGTTATTGAAATCAGTGAAACAGGCAAAATAGAAAGTATGAAGGAAAAACCCGAACTATCTTTTTTCACAAATACAGGGATGTACATTGTAGAGCCTAAGATTATTGAAGAGCTTGAGGAAGATAAGCCTATTGGCTTTCCGGATATCATTGAACAGTATAAAGCTAAAGGTGAGAAAATCGGTATTTATCCAATAAGTGAGAATAGTTGGATGGACATGGGTCAGATTGATGAAATGGAAGAAATGCGAAGAAGGTTAGAGAGAGATGAATAA
- a CDS encoding LegC family aminotransferase, whose amino-acid sequence MSRKFIPLSVPNLKGKELEYVTHAVETEWVSTGGPYVNDFELKVAEYAKCKGAISCQNGTSGLHIALEVCGVTKEDEVIVPTLTFIAAVNPVKYIGAEPIFMDCDDSLTMDVDKLKDFCETECSFLDGKLINNLTKKHIKAMIVVHVFGNMADMEGIIEVANKYNLKVIEDATEAIGTYYIEGKYNGKHAGTIGDVGVYSFNGNKIMTTGGGGIIVSDNEELLGRAKHLTTQAKSDELYYTHDEIGYNYRMTNLQAALGLAQLEQLEEFIETKKRNYDFYKNEIQEIPGLRVLDFKDSIRPNYWFYALYVEQGYALNRDQIIKYLASKKIQARPIWGLISDQRPYEGSQTYKIDKAKQYLDKVVNIPCSSNLSREDAAYVIECLKQPEVV is encoded by the coding sequence ATGAGTCGAAAATTCATACCTCTATCCGTTCCTAACTTAAAAGGAAAAGAGCTTGAGTATGTTACACATGCGGTTGAAACAGAATGGGTATCAACAGGTGGTCCATATGTAAATGATTTTGAATTGAAAGTAGCAGAGTATGCTAAGTGCAAAGGTGCTATTTCCTGTCAAAATGGCACATCAGGACTTCATATTGCACTTGAAGTCTGTGGGGTTACAAAAGAAGACGAAGTCATTGTCCCAACATTAACGTTTATCGCAGCAGTAAATCCAGTTAAGTATATCGGTGCAGAGCCTATTTTTATGGACTGTGATGATTCACTTACTATGGATGTTGATAAGCTAAAAGACTTCTGTGAAACGGAATGTAGTTTTTTAGATGGTAAACTCATCAATAATTTAACTAAAAAGCATATTAAAGCAATGATTGTCGTTCACGTTTTTGGAAACATGGCTGACATGGAGGGTATCATTGAAGTTGCTAATAAGTACAATCTTAAAGTAATCGAAGATGCAACAGAAGCTATTGGTACTTATTATATTGAAGGAAAATATAATGGCAAACACGCTGGAACCATCGGAGATGTTGGTGTTTATTCTTTTAATGGAAATAAAATCATGACTACTGGCGGTGGTGGCATTATCGTGTCAGATAATGAAGAACTTTTAGGGAGGGCAAAGCATCTTACAACCCAAGCGAAAAGTGATGAGCTTTACTATACCCACGATGAAATTGGCTATAATTACCGTATGACAAACCTTCAGGCAGCCTTAGGACTTGCACAGCTGGAACAACTTGAAGAGTTTATTGAGACTAAGAAGCGTAATTATGATTTCTATAAGAATGAAATCCAAGAGATACCTGGCCTTAGAGTTTTAGATTTTAAGGATAGTATTCGTCCTAATTATTGGTTTTATGCACTATATGTAGAACAAGGATACGCATTAAATAGAGATCAAATCATCAAATATTTAGCATCTAAGAAGATCCAGGCAAGACCGATATGGGGATTGATCAGTGACCAAAGGCCATATGAGGGAAGTCAAACTTATAAAATTGATAAGGCTAAACAGTATTTGGACAAGGTAGTAAATATCCCATGCAGCTCTAATCTTTCAAGAGAAGACGCTGCCTATGTTATTGAATGTTTAAAACAACCAGAGGTGGTGTAA
- a CDS encoding NAD-dependent 4,6-dehydratase LegB, whose translation MSKILVTGADGFIGSHLTEELVKQGHKVKAFAYYNSFNSWGWLDTLPKEIMKEVEVFTGDVRDPNGVRESMKGMDEVFHLAALIAIPFSYHSPDTYVDTNIKGTLNVLQAARDLDTSRLLITSTSEVYGTAQYVPIDEKHPYQGQSPYSATKIGADRLAESFYRSFNMPITIVRPFNTYGPRQSARAVIPTIITQLLAGKEDIELGSLTPTRDFNYVKDTANGFIEIAKSNNTIGEEINIATQQEISIGQLAEELIRQINPNAKIICDEQRLRPEKSEVNRLLGSNEKIMRLTNWKPNYTFEQGLAETIEFFKHNLDQYKTDIYNI comes from the coding sequence ATGAGTAAAATACTTGTAACCGGAGCAGACGGGTTTATTGGAAGTCATTTAACAGAAGAGTTAGTCAAGCAGGGACATAAGGTTAAAGCTTTTGCATATTATAATTCATTTAATTCGTGGGGGTGGTTAGATACACTTCCTAAAGAAATAATGAAAGAAGTAGAAGTATTTACAGGAGATGTGAGAGATCCTAATGGAGTCAGAGAATCTATGAAAGGCATGGACGAGGTGTTTCATCTTGCTGCACTGATTGCTATTCCTTTCAGCTATCATTCACCAGATACGTATGTGGATACGAATATTAAGGGTACACTTAATGTACTGCAAGCGGCTAGAGATTTAGATACTTCAAGGCTTTTAATCACATCAACATCAGAAGTATATGGTACAGCTCAATATGTGCCTATTGATGAAAAACACCCATATCAAGGACAATCCCCTTATTCTGCAACAAAAATTGGTGCGGATCGTTTAGCAGAATCATTCTATCGTAGCTTTAATATGCCAATTACAATCGTTCGTCCATTTAACACCTATGGACCAAGACAATCAGCAAGAGCGGTTATTCCGACTATAATTACACAGCTTCTTGCCGGAAAAGAAGATATTGAACTTGGCTCATTAACACCAACTAGAGATTTTAACTATGTAAAAGATACGGCGAATGGTTTTATAGAAATTGCAAAATCAAACAACACAATCGGTGAAGAAATAAATATTGCAACACAGCAAGAGATTTCAATCGGTCAGTTAGCTGAGGAATTGATTAGGCAAATCAACCCGAATGCAAAGATAATTTGTGATGAACAAAGGCTAAGACCAGAAAAGAGTGAAGTAAATAGACTTTTAGGATCCAACGAGAAAATCATGAGACTGACCAATTGGAAGCCTAATTATACCTTTGAACAAGGCTTAGCAGAAACAATTGAGTTCTTCAAGCATAACTTAGATCAGTATAAGACAGATATTTACAATATTTAA
- a CDS encoding flippase, with amino-acid sequence MNFRKLKVVLESTLFKSAGIYTMTSVLNSAIPFFLLPILTRYLSPADYGIVSMFGVLVSFVAPFTGLSVHGAIARMYYEKDKVDIKEYITNSILILVISTLLVSTLFYFFSSVISDISSVPSQILWVVVVISFSQFITRIVLTLWQVQVKPLQYGIYQISQTALNMLLSIVLVVFVGLTWKGRVYAQLISLIIFVLIGFFILFKNNWLKFNINRTYIKHALGFGVPLIPHALGGVIMTLMDRVFITNMVGIETTGIYTVGYQIGMIINLLATSFNQAYVPWLYSKLKENILATKRKIVKFTYAYFLIILVMAITLSLLAPPFLSFFVGKEFSQSSIYVTWIALGYAFNGMYMMISSYIFYAQKTSYLAWVTFSTALFNLVLNYVLIRKNGAIGAAQATTIIYLIKFILTWILSSNLYTMPWNIMKHKNIGS; translated from the coding sequence ATGAATTTTAGAAAACTTAAAGTAGTATTAGAGTCTACATTATTTAAATCAGCTGGAATTTATACAATGACAAGCGTACTAAATAGTGCTATTCCGTTTTTTCTTTTGCCTATTTTAACTCGATATCTCTCTCCTGCAGATTACGGAATCGTTTCGATGTTTGGAGTTTTAGTAAGTTTCGTGGCACCATTTACAGGTTTGAGCGTTCATGGAGCTATAGCAAGGATGTACTATGAGAAAGATAAGGTTGATATAAAAGAATATATAACTAATTCTATATTAATCTTAGTTATTAGCACATTACTCGTTTCAACTTTATTTTATTTCTTTTCAAGTGTAATTTCAGACATTTCATCAGTACCTTCTCAAATACTTTGGGTGGTAGTAGTAATTTCATTTTCTCAATTTATCACCAGAATAGTTTTGACATTATGGCAAGTACAAGTTAAGCCTTTGCAGTATGGTATTTATCAAATTTCTCAAACAGCATTGAATATGTTACTGAGTATTGTCTTAGTAGTATTTGTTGGATTGACGTGGAAAGGTCGAGTATATGCTCAACTTATTTCACTTATAATATTTGTATTGATTGGATTTTTTATATTATTTAAAAATAATTGGCTCAAATTTAATATTAATAGAACATATATCAAGCATGCATTAGGATTTGGAGTACCATTAATTCCACATGCGCTTGGTGGTGTCATTATGACTCTGATGGATCGAGTTTTCATAACAAATATGGTGGGAATAGAAACAACAGGTATTTACACTGTCGGTTATCAGATAGGAATGATTATTAATTTGTTGGCAACTTCATTCAATCAAGCTTATGTTCCGTGGTTATATTCCAAACTTAAGGAAAATATTTTAGCAACAAAAAGAAAGATTGTAAAGTTCACATATGCTTATTTCCTTATCATTTTAGTTATGGCAATCACTCTATCTCTTTTAGCACCACCATTCTTAAGTTTTTTTGTTGGAAAGGAATTTAGTCAATCAAGTATTTATGTAACTTGGATTGCTTTGGGATATGCGTTTAATGGAATGTATATGATGATCAGTAGCTATATATTCTATGCTCAAAAAACATCTTATCTTGCTTGGGTAACTTTTTCTACTGCACTGTTCAATTTGGTTTTGAATTACGTATTGATAAGAAAAAATGGAGCAATTGGAGCAGCTCAAGCTACTACAATTATTTATTTAATAAAATTCATCTTAACATGGATATTATCTTCCAATCTGTACACGATGCCTTGGAATATAATGAAGCATAAAAATATTGGAAGCTAA
- a CDS encoding glycosyltransferase family 4 protein, producing MKILHIACGFSYSKVYDKLFKALYEKGSDFEVYAPQHTYTDAFEINSEKYVYDVISEKVINKIDKILYFTKIRKMTKSVISKFDLSGFSLLHAHSLFSDGAIAYEIFKRFNIPYIVAVRNTDINQYYKKGIHLRPYAYNILLNAYRVVFISESYREKVLTNTLPKKIAQLIQKKSLVIPNGIDEFWFNQKSRSKEINDNVIKLLFVGRIDVNKNLENTVKTSKLLNAKGVKCNLIIVGDGPLKEKLESKYDFEFVHFKGSVNNKEILKNIYLENDILVVPSYNETFGLVYIEAMSCGTPVVFSKGQAIEGLFPIDNIGKSVNPNDPKSIATAIIDIINNYNKMSINCINSIDQFNWDKIATKYMTIYKEY from the coding sequence ATGAAAATTTTGCATATTGCATGCGGATTTAGCTATAGTAAAGTTTATGATAAGCTCTTTAAAGCACTTTATGAAAAGGGATCGGATTTTGAAGTATACGCTCCCCAACATACTTATACAGATGCTTTTGAGATAAACTCAGAGAAATATGTCTATGATGTTATTTCGGAGAAAGTGATTAATAAAATTGATAAAATACTTTATTTCACTAAAATTAGAAAAATGACTAAAAGTGTCATTTCAAAATTTGATTTGAGTGGCTTTTCTTTATTACATGCTCACAGTTTGTTTAGTGATGGCGCTATCGCTTATGAGATATTTAAGAGGTTTAACATTCCGTATATCGTTGCTGTTAGGAATACAGATATAAATCAATACTATAAGAAGGGAATTCACCTAAGGCCGTACGCTTATAATATACTATTAAATGCATATAGGGTGGTTTTTATTTCTGAATCCTATCGTGAAAAAGTTCTTACAAATACATTGCCGAAAAAAATAGCGCAGCTAATACAAAAAAAGTCGCTAGTAATACCAAATGGTATTGATGAGTTTTGGTTTAATCAAAAATCTAGGTCAAAGGAAATAAATGACAATGTCATTAAGTTGCTTTTTGTAGGAAGAATTGATGTAAATAAAAATTTGGAAAATACTGTTAAAACTTCAAAATTACTCAATGCCAAAGGAGTGAAGTGTAATCTAATTATTGTTGGGGACGGGCCACTAAAAGAAAAATTAGAAAGCAAGTATGATTTTGAATTTGTTCACTTCAAAGGAAGTGTTAATAATAAAGAAATACTGAAAAATATATATCTTGAAAATGATATTTTAGTTGTTCCCTCATATAATGAAACATTTGGATTGGTTTATATTGAGGCGATGAGTTGTGGAACGCCTGTAGTTTTTTCAAAGGGGCAGGCTATTGAGGGCTTGTTTCCGATAGATAATATAGGCAAAAGTGTAAATCCAAATGATCCTAAAAGTATTGCAACGGCAATCATAGATATTATTAACAATTATAATAAGATGTCAATCAATTGTATTAACTCAATTGATCAGTTCAACTGGGATAAAATTGCTACGAAATATATGACTATTTATAAGGAATATTGA